ACCCGGGAAGCTTTCCCAAGTCCTCCCAGGGTCAGGTCGCATTCCACACCCTGCTGCTCACCTTTCATTTCCCAATAAGGTGGTCGTGAGATATATTGGCGGTTACCCGGATTCCAGCTTACCTCATCCGGCTTTTCTACAATACGAATACTATCTGTCCATTCTGAAGGATCCAGACGGTTGGCGATAAATTCACTATCACGTATACTGCCCCAATTATCTTTAGGTATTTTCATAAACATATTCTGACTCATCAAAGAATCATCAACCCGCCACTTTCCTTTTCTGCCACCTCCGGTACGCCATGCGCCTGCTCCAAAAAGCAAGATATGACCGTCAGACTCGCCCATTACCGGACTTCCGATCCACTCACAAAAATCCTGACCCTGTGGCAATTCTGTCACATGACTTCTATCATCGCTGAGTTGCACATCGCTTATTGCTTCTCTTGCTTTTTTCATAGTTATACCCTCCCTATATTTCAGTTCCGTTATTGACCAATAAACAGTGGCTTTTTCGCTTCATGCAAAAGATATTTGATCAAACTTCCCAGAAAGAAGCTTTTCCAGGTATCCTTGGAATGAGCACCGGCGATAAACATATCAACCTCATCCATATATTTTTCCTTGATCTCGGTTATAATGTTCCTGGAAGTCCATTGCGTTTTAACGTTTTGGTGACCGTGGGTTTTCATATATTCTTTCGCTCTGTTTAAATAATACATGGCTGTATCCTGTTCAGGATGTGACATAAGGATAATAAACTCAACTTCTTTGTCGCGAGAAATATTTGCAAAACATTTCATAGCGCGTGCTGCCGGCAAGCTGCCATCAAAAGCGATGAGTGCATTGTTTATGGGGAAATATTTTTTAGGAACAGCAAATATAGGAGTAATTGTTTGGGAAAGTATTTTTTCCAGGGGCATCTCAACATTTTCCGATTTATCAAAATAATAAGAAGACCTGAAACCCATGACTAACAAATCATAAAACATGCTTTGAAACATGATCTGTTCCGTACATGTTCCCTGAAATTCAGTTGTGGTATGTGCTACCCCTTCCGCTTCACAGGTTTTGTTAAATTTATCGAGCACACTTGCTATGCGCTGATTAATCTCATCAAGAACCCGCTTATCCAGTTTTTCAGTCCAACTGGGCATTTTGGCATAAGCCGGGC
The Pseudomonadota bacterium genome window above contains:
- a CDS encoding universal stress protein; this encodes MISNILLPLDFSSYTDAALQYACFIAKRQESTITGTAVLIEPGLQKCFGPAYAKMPSWTEKLDKRVLDEINQRIASVLDKFNKTCEAEGVAHTTTEFQGTCTEQIMFQSMFYDLLVMGFRSSYYFDKSENVEMPLEKILSQTITPIFAVPKKYFPINNALIAFDGSLPAARAMKCFANISRDKEVEFIILMSHPEQDTAMYYLNRAKEYMKTHGHQNVKTQWTSRNIITEIKEKYMDEVDMFIAGAHSKDTWKSFFLGSLIKYLLHEAKKPLFIGQ